One Camelina sativa cultivar DH55 chromosome 3, Cs, whole genome shotgun sequence genomic window carries:
- the LOC104776654 gene encoding transcription factor CAULIFLOWER-like isoform X4, which translates to MGRGRVELKRIENKINRQVTFSKRRAGLLKKAQEISVLCDAEVSLIVFSHKGKLFEYSSESCMEKVLERYERYSYAERQLTAPDSHVNTNWSMEHIRLRDKIELLERNQRHYLGEDLESMTLKELQNLEQQLDIALRHIRSIKNQLMYESLNHLHRKEKEIQDENSMLTKQIKERENILRTQQNQCWQQNQNDYVPPPQQFQPPHPYMITHQASPFLNMGGMYQGEDQTAMRRNNLDLTLEPVYNCNLGCYAA; encoded by the exons ATGGGAAGGGGTAGGGTTGAATTGAAGAGGATAGAGAACAAGATCAATAGACAAGTGACATTCTCGAAAAGAAGAGCTGGTCTTTTGAAGAAAGCTCAGGAGATCTCTGTTCTTTGTGATGCCGAGGTTTCCCTTATTGTCTTCTCCCATAAAGGGAAACTATTCGAGTACTCATCTGAATCTTG CATGGAGAAGGTCCTAGAACGCTACGAGAGGTACTCTTACGCCGAGAGACAGCTGACTGCGCCTGACTCCCACGTTAAT ACGAACTGGTCAATGGAGCATATCAGGCTTAGGGATAAGATTGAGCTTTTGGAGAGGAACCAAAG GCATTATCTGGGAGAAGACTTGGAATCAATGACTCTCAAGGAGCTCCAGAATTTGGAACAGCAGCTCGACATTGCTCTTAGGCACATTCGCTCCATAAaa AATCAACTTATGTATGAGTCCCTCAACCACCTCCACAGAAAG GAGAAGGAGATACAGGACGAAAACAGCATGCTTACCAAACAG ATAAAGGAGAGGGAAAACATCCTAAGGACACAACAAAACCAATGCTGGCAGCAGAACCAAAACGACTATGTACCACCGCCGCAACAGTTTCAACCACCACATCCTTACATGATCACTCATCAGGCTTCTCCTTTCCTAAATATGGG TGGTATGTACCAAGGAGAAGATCAAACGGCGATGAGGAGGAACAATCTGGATCTGACTCTTGAACCCGTTTACAATTGCAACCTTGGTTGTTACGCCGCTTGA
- the LOC104776654 gene encoding truncated transcription factor CAULIFLOWER A-like isoform X2, with protein MGRGRVELKRIENKINRQVTFSKRRAGLLKKAQEISVLCDAEVSLIVFSHKGKLFEYSSESCMEKVLERYERYSYAERQLTAPDSHVNAQTNWSMEHIRLRDKIELLERNQRHYLGEDLESMTLKELQNLEQQLDIALRHIRSIKNQLMYESLNHLHRKEKEIQDENSMLTKQIKERENILRTQQNQCWQQNQNDYVPPPQQFQPPHPYMITHQASPFLNMGGMYQGEDQTAMRRNNLDLTLEPVYNCNLGCYAA; from the exons ATGGGAAGGGGTAGGGTTGAATTGAAGAGGATAGAGAACAAGATCAATAGACAAGTGACATTCTCGAAAAGAAGAGCTGGTCTTTTGAAGAAAGCTCAGGAGATCTCTGTTCTTTGTGATGCCGAGGTTTCCCTTATTGTCTTCTCCCATAAAGGGAAACTATTCGAGTACTCATCTGAATCTTG CATGGAGAAGGTCCTAGAACGCTACGAGAGGTACTCTTACGCCGAGAGACAGCTGACTGCGCCTGACTCCCACGTTAAT GCACAGACGAACTGGTCAATGGAGCATATCAGGCTTAGGGATAAGATTGAGCTTTTGGAGAGGAACCAAAG GCATTATCTGGGAGAAGACTTGGAATCAATGACTCTCAAGGAGCTCCAGAATTTGGAACAGCAGCTCGACATTGCTCTTAGGCACATTCGCTCCATAAaa AATCAACTTATGTATGAGTCCCTCAACCACCTCCACAGAAAG GAGAAGGAGATACAGGACGAAAACAGCATGCTTACCAAACAG ATAAAGGAGAGGGAAAACATCCTAAGGACACAACAAAACCAATGCTGGCAGCAGAACCAAAACGACTATGTACCACCGCCGCAACAGTTTCAACCACCACATCCTTACATGATCACTCATCAGGCTTCTCCTTTCCTAAATATGGG TGGTATGTACCAAGGAGAAGATCAAACGGCGATGAGGAGGAACAATCTGGATCTGACTCTTGAACCCGTTTACAATTGCAACCTTGGTTGTTACGCCGCTTGA
- the LOC104776654 gene encoding truncated transcription factor CAULIFLOWER A-like isoform X1: MGRGRVELKRIENKINRQVTFSKRRAGLLKKAQEISVLCDAEVSLIVFSHKGKLFEYSSESCMEKVLERYERYSYAERQLTAPDSHVNAQTNWSMEHIRLRDKIELLERNQRHYLGEDLESMTLKELQNLEQQLDIALRHIRSIKNQLMYESLNHLHRKEKEIQDENSMLTKQIKERENILRTQQNQCWQQNQNDYVPPPQQFQPPHPYMITHQASPFLNMGGMYQGEDQTAMRRNNLDLTLEPVYNCNLGCYAA; this comes from the exons ATGGGAAGGGGTAGGGTTGAATTGAAGAGGATAGAGAACAAGATCAATAGACAAGTGAC ATTCTCGAAAAGAAGAGCTGGTCTTTTGAAGAAAGCTCAGGAGATCTCTGTTCTTTGTGATGCCGAGGTTTCCCTTATTGTCTTCTCCCATAAAGGGAAACTATTCGAGTACTCATCTGAATCTTG CATGGAGAAGGTCCTAGAACGCTACGAGAGGTACTCTTACGCCGAGAGACAGCTGACTGCGCCTGACTCCCACGTTAAT GCACAGACGAACTGGTCAATGGAGCATATCAGGCTTAGGGATAAGATTGAGCTTTTGGAGAGGAACCAAAG GCATTATCTGGGAGAAGACTTGGAATCAATGACTCTCAAGGAGCTCCAGAATTTGGAACAGCAGCTCGACATTGCTCTTAGGCACATTCGCTCCATAAaa AATCAACTTATGTATGAGTCCCTCAACCACCTCCACAGAAAG GAGAAGGAGATACAGGACGAAAACAGCATGCTTACCAAACAG ATAAAGGAGAGGGAAAACATCCTAAGGACACAACAAAACCAATGCTGGCAGCAGAACCAAAACGACTATGTACCACCGCCGCAACAGTTTCAACCACCACATCCTTACATGATCACTCATCAGGCTTCTCCTTTCCTAAATATGGG TGGTATGTACCAAGGAGAAGATCAAACGGCGATGAGGAGGAACAATCTGGATCTGACTCTTGAACCCGTTTACAATTGCAACCTTGGTTGTTACGCCGCTTGA
- the LOC104776654 gene encoding transcription factor CAULIFLOWER-like isoform X3, whose amino-acid sequence MGRGRVELKRIENKINRQVTFSKRRAGLLKKAQEISVLCDAEVSLIVFSHKGKLFEYSSESCMEKVLERYERYSYAERQLTAPDSHVNTNWSMEHIRLRDKIELLERNQRHYLGEDLESMTLKELQNLEQQLDIALRHIRSIKNQLMYESLNHLHRKEKEIQDENSMLTKQIKERENILRTQQNQCWQQNQNDYVPPPQQFQPPHPYMITHQASPFLNMGGMYQGEDQTAMRRNNLDLTLEPVYNCNLGCYAA is encoded by the exons ATGGGAAGGGGTAGGGTTGAATTGAAGAGGATAGAGAACAAGATCAATAGACAAGTGAC ATTCTCGAAAAGAAGAGCTGGTCTTTTGAAGAAAGCTCAGGAGATCTCTGTTCTTTGTGATGCCGAGGTTTCCCTTATTGTCTTCTCCCATAAAGGGAAACTATTCGAGTACTCATCTGAATCTTG CATGGAGAAGGTCCTAGAACGCTACGAGAGGTACTCTTACGCCGAGAGACAGCTGACTGCGCCTGACTCCCACGTTAAT ACGAACTGGTCAATGGAGCATATCAGGCTTAGGGATAAGATTGAGCTTTTGGAGAGGAACCAAAG GCATTATCTGGGAGAAGACTTGGAATCAATGACTCTCAAGGAGCTCCAGAATTTGGAACAGCAGCTCGACATTGCTCTTAGGCACATTCGCTCCATAAaa AATCAACTTATGTATGAGTCCCTCAACCACCTCCACAGAAAG GAGAAGGAGATACAGGACGAAAACAGCATGCTTACCAAACAG ATAAAGGAGAGGGAAAACATCCTAAGGACACAACAAAACCAATGCTGGCAGCAGAACCAAAACGACTATGTACCACCGCCGCAACAGTTTCAACCACCACATCCTTACATGATCACTCATCAGGCTTCTCCTTTCCTAAATATGGG TGGTATGTACCAAGGAGAAGATCAAACGGCGATGAGGAGGAACAATCTGGATCTGACTCTTGAACCCGTTTACAATTGCAACCTTGGTTGTTACGCCGCTTGA
- the LOC104776658 gene encoding F-box/kelch-repeat protein At1g24800-like, with the protein MTRAGKKKAGRMTRRRRDLLPKLVGWKISTRIPIAFARAVRSTCKLERRRTLISIGRRQSKVGRSMTRAGKTKVGRSMKGTRICDLPLDLVGGKILTRVPITSLGAVRNTCKLWNALTKDWVLGEASAPRQQFLGFMTMNSMVCSAKFHSTKEKEDLAIKQVDLLNQVKISKVHHCDGLLLCVAEDKSRLVVWNPYLGQTRPIRLNDFHWQDNYAFGYDMNRNHKIVRFQDYYEHPKKVSRYEIYQLSSNSWRDLKVHTDLKIKFNHSASVKGNAYFFAQENCQDIEPNEDGEITDLEDFLICFDFTTETFGPPLPLPFHSGIDETVTFSSVRDEQLVVLYHNEGVYYGDKISTVEFWVTTKIEPNSVSWSKFLQVNMRPVSLTGELFEHDMGGGTFFIDEEQKVAVVFDIDGYLPTLPTLPERVRYHTAFISGEDGYFKPVTLGVAPNRGEPYQSLSGPSFASLYCPPVVCSSSYLPSLVQLN; encoded by the coding sequence ATGACGAGAGCCGGCAAGAAAAAAGCTGGAAGGATGACGAGGAGGAGGCGCGATCTTCTACCGAAGCTGGTTGGGTGGAAGATATCCACGCGAATTCCGATAGCATTCGCTAGAGCGGTGCGATCCACTTGCAAATTAGAGAGGAGGAGGACCCTAATTTCTATTGGGCGGCGTCAGTCGAAAGTTGGAAGAAGCATGACGAGAGCTGGAAAAACGAAAGTTGGAAGAAGCATGAAGGGGACGAGGATCTGCGATCTTCCACTGGATTTGGTAGGGGGGAAAATACTCACGAGGGTTCCGATAACATCTCTGGGAGCTGTGAGAAACACTTGCAAATTATGGAACGCTTTAACCAAAGATTGGGTTTTGGGTGAAGCTTCAGCGCCAAGGCAacagtttttagggtttatgacgATGAATTCAATGGTTTGTTCAGCTAAATTCCATAGcacaaaggaaaaagaagacTTGGCTATAAAGCAGGTAGATTTGCTTAATCAAGTCAAGATATCAAAAGTGCATCACTGCGACGGTTTACTGTTATGCGTCGCTGAGGACAAGTCGAGGCTGGTGGTTTGGAACCCTTATTTGGGGCAAACAAGGCCGATCAGACTCAACGATTTCCACTGGCAAGACAATTATGCTTTTGGATACGACATGAACCGTAACCACAAAATCGTGAGGTTTCAGGATTATTACGAACATCCAAAAAAAGTTTCCAGGTACGAAATCTACCAGTTGAGCTCTAATTCATGGAGGGATCTCAAGGTCCATACCGATTTGAAAATAAAGTTTAACCATAGCGCGTCTGTGAAGGGAAATGCCTACTTTTTTGCTCAAGAGAATTGTCAGGATATTGAACCTAATGAAGATGGAGAGATAACGGATCTTGAAGATTTCttgatctgttttgatttcacaacaGAGACATTTGGTCCGCCTCTGCCTCTTCCGTTTCACTCTGGTATCGACGAGACTGTCACTTTCTCTAGTGTTAGAGACGAGCAGCTCGTGGTGCTATATCATAATGAGGGTGTTTATTATGGTGATAAGATTAGCACAGTTGAGTTTTGGGTTACTACTAAGATCGAGCCCAACTCTGTGTCCTGGAGCAAGTTTTTGCAAGTGAATATGAGACCGGTCTCTCTCACTGGTGAACTGTTTGAACATGATATGGGTGGGGGCAccttcttcattgacgaggaaCAGAAAGTCGCTGTGGTGTTTGACATAGACGGATACCTACCCACTCTACCCACCCTACCCGAGAGAGTTCGTTACCACACAGCTTTTATCAGTGGAGAAGACGGATACTTCAAACCTGTGACTCTTGGAGTCGCTCCCAATCGCGGGGAACCTTATCAGTCCTTATCCGGGCCTAGTTTTGCGAGTCTATATTGTCCCCCGGTTGTGTGCTCTTCTTCTTACCTTCCCAGTTTGGTGCAACTCAACTAA